The Pseudomonas sp. G2-4 genome window below encodes:
- a CDS encoding AraC family transcriptional regulator, which translates to MTRTARVTDPSYELMDDHNGLSIIYRQHGFPCPLVRWHFHKEYELHLIVASSGKVFIGDYIGNFYPQSLFLTGPNLPHNWISQVAEDEVVPKRDMLVNFTDELFESGHQVFAELKTVAPLLERAQYGIEFRCTRTIRQAMILMQRIADSQGMSRLGHFFILMELLAATDDYQLLSGATAPPAADEHSIDRTNRAVDYIFAHYARELSLEEVAEHLGMKPTYFSRVFKQATGRCFIEFVNRLRISKSCELLADGDKPVTDVCFESGFNNISNFNRRFQQLKGMTPSHYRRLAVQRLTEQNQG; encoded by the coding sequence ATGACCCGAACAGCCAGAGTCACCGACCCTTCCTACGAGTTGATGGACGACCACAACGGGCTGTCCATCATCTATCGCCAACACGGTTTCCCCTGCCCGCTGGTGCGCTGGCATTTCCACAAGGAATACGAGCTGCACCTGATCGTCGCCAGCTCCGGCAAGGTGTTCATTGGCGACTACATCGGCAATTTCTATCCGCAGTCGCTGTTCCTCACCGGCCCCAACTTGCCCCACAACTGGATCAGCCAGGTGGCTGAAGACGAAGTGGTGCCCAAGCGCGACATGCTGGTGAACTTCACCGACGAGTTGTTCGAAAGCGGTCATCAGGTGTTTGCCGAGCTCAAGACCGTTGCACCGTTGCTTGAACGCGCCCAGTACGGTATCGAGTTTCGCTGCACGCGCACCATCCGCCAGGCGATGATCCTGATGCAACGTATCGCCGATTCCCAGGGCATGAGCCGCCTGGGGCATTTTTTCATCCTGATGGAGCTGCTGGCCGCCACGGATGACTACCAACTGCTTTCCGGCGCTACAGCCCCGCCAGCGGCGGACGAGCACAGCATCGACCGCACCAACCGCGCGGTGGACTACATCTTTGCCCATTACGCCCGGGAACTGTCCCTGGAAGAAGTCGCCGAGCACCTGGGCATGAAACCCACCTACTTCAGCCGCGTGTTCAAGCAAGCCACCGGTCGGTGTTTCATCGAATTCGTCAATCGGCTGCGCATCAGTAAATCCTGCGAATTACTGGCCGACGGCGATAAACCGGTGACGGACGTGTGCTTCGAGTCGGGGTTCAACAATATTTCCAATTTCAACCGGCGCTTCCAGCAACTCAAGGGCATGACTCCCTCCCACTACCGGCGGTTGGCGGTGCAGCGGCTGACCGAGCAGAACCAGGGCTGA
- a CDS encoding glycosyltransferase: MRHPTATKVLVIGYVWPEPRSSAAGGHVMQLLEAFLGQGWDITFSSPARPGENRADLIALGIHEVPIELNSSSFDGFIRELAPDIVLFDQFMMEEQFGWRVEKHCPDALRVLETSDLQCLRHARHQRLKDRLKADEVSQDFSDLFAPALREEFELMAGTDLALREIAALYRCDLNLMVSEVEIELLVEHFKLPRNLLHWCPLMLDLPNAPFVPFEDRAHFLSIGNFRHAPNWDAVLWMKNAVWPLIRQQLPSAQLHLYGSYTPPKAAALHNPAQGFHIMNWAEDALQVMSAARICLAPLRFGAGIKGKLIEAMLCGTPNVTTPIGAEAMHGELPWGGSIAQSAESIAHAAVQLYSDPARWSQAQSAGLALLESRYQRQVHGPALIDSITTCRADLAQRRRDNFTGSMLRHHQHKSTQYMAQWIEEKNRNS; the protein is encoded by the coding sequence ATGCGTCATCCCACCGCCACCAAGGTCCTGGTTATCGGCTATGTCTGGCCCGAGCCGCGCTCGTCGGCTGCCGGCGGACACGTCATGCAGTTGCTGGAAGCGTTCCTCGGGCAAGGCTGGGACATCACCTTCAGCAGCCCTGCACGCCCCGGTGAAAACCGCGCCGACCTGATCGCACTGGGCATCCACGAAGTGCCGATCGAACTCAATAGCAGCAGTTTCGATGGGTTCATTCGTGAACTGGCGCCGGATATCGTGTTGTTCGACCAGTTCATGATGGAAGAACAATTTGGCTGGCGAGTCGAGAAACACTGCCCCGACGCCCTGCGCGTGCTGGAGACGTCCGATCTGCAGTGCCTGCGCCACGCCCGCCATCAACGCCTGAAAGATCGTTTGAAGGCCGATGAGGTGTCCCAGGATTTCAGCGATCTTTTCGCCCCGGCCCTGCGTGAAGAGTTCGAGTTGATGGCTGGCACCGACCTGGCCCTGCGGGAAATCGCTGCCTTGTACCGCTGCGACCTCAACCTGATGGTATCCGAGGTTGAAATCGAACTGTTGGTGGAACACTTCAAGCTGCCCCGTAACCTGCTGCACTGGTGCCCGTTGATGCTGGACCTGCCGAACGCACCGTTCGTGCCGTTCGAAGACCGGGCGCATTTCTTGAGCATCGGCAACTTCCGTCATGCGCCGAACTGGGACGCCGTGCTCTGGATGAAAAACGCCGTCTGGCCGCTGATCCGCCAGCAACTGCCCAGTGCACAACTGCACCTGTACGGCTCCTACACGCCGCCCAAGGCGGCCGCGCTGCACAATCCGGCCCAAGGGTTCCACATCATGAACTGGGCGGAAGACGCCTTGCAGGTCATGTCGGCGGCCCGTATCTGCCTGGCACCGCTGCGCTTCGGCGCCGGTATCAAGGGCAAGCTGATCGAGGCCATGCTCTGTGGCACGCCTAACGTCACCACGCCCATCGGCGCCGAAGCCATGCACGGCGAGTTGCCCTGGGGCGGCTCGATCGCCCAAAGCGCTGAAAGCATCGCCCACGCGGCGGTGCAGCTGTATAGCGACCCGGCGCGTTGGAGCCAGGCCCAGAGCGCCGGCCTGGCCCTGCTGGAGAGCCGTTACCAGCGACAGGTACATGGCCCGGCGCTGATTGACAGCATCACGACTTGCCGTGCCGACCTTGCGCAACGACGCCGGGACAACTTCACTGGCAGCATGCTGCGTCACCACCAGCACAAGAGCACCCAATACATGGCCCAGTGGATTGAAGAAAAAAACCGCAACAGCTAG
- a CDS encoding carbohydrate ABC transporter permease: protein MTLQQSRRLQSLLLGTLAWAIAILIFFPIFWMVLTSFKTEIDAFATPPQFIFTPTLENYLHINERSNYFSFAWNSVVISFSATALCLLIAVPAAYSMAFYETQRTKGTLLWMLSTKMLPPVGVLMPIYLLAKSFGLLDTRTALIIIYTLINLPIVVWMIYTYFKDIPRDILEAARLDGATLWQEMVRVLLPIAKGGLASTVLLSLILCWNEAFWSLNLTSSKAAPLTALIASYSSPEGLFWAKLSAVSTLACAPILIFGWISQKQLVRGLSFGAVK from the coding sequence ATGACACTTCAACAATCCCGTCGGCTGCAAAGCTTGCTGCTAGGCACACTGGCCTGGGCCATTGCGATCCTGATTTTCTTCCCGATCTTCTGGATGGTGCTGACCAGCTTCAAGACCGAAATCGACGCGTTCGCCACACCGCCGCAGTTCATCTTCACGCCGACGCTGGAGAACTACCTGCACATCAACGAGCGCAGCAACTACTTCAGCTTCGCCTGGAACTCCGTGGTGATTTCCTTCAGCGCCACCGCCCTTTGCCTGCTGATTGCAGTACCGGCAGCCTACTCCATGGCGTTCTATGAAACCCAGCGCACCAAAGGCACATTGCTGTGGATGCTCTCCACCAAGATGTTGCCGCCGGTGGGCGTGCTGATGCCGATCTACCTGCTGGCCAAGAGCTTTGGCCTGCTGGATACACGGACTGCGCTGATCATCATCTACACCTTGATCAACCTGCCAATCGTGGTCTGGATGATTTACACCTACTTCAAGGACATTCCCCGCGACATCCTCGAAGCCGCGCGTCTGGATGGCGCCACGCTGTGGCAGGAGATGGTTCGCGTCCTGCTGCCAATCGCCAAGGGTGGCCTGGCCTCCACCGTACTGTTGTCGCTGATCCTGTGCTGGAACGAGGCCTTCTGGTCACTGAACCTCACCTCCTCCAAAGCCGCACCATTGACGGCACTGATCGCGTCCTACTCCAGCCCCGAAGGTTTGTTCTGGGCCAAGTTGTCCGCCGTCTCGACCCTGGCCTGCGCGCCGATCCTGATTTTTGGCTGGATCAGCCAGAAGCAGCTGGTGCGCGGTTTGTCCTTCGGCGCCGTGAAATAA
- a CDS encoding mannitol dehydrogenase family protein, protein MKLNRQNLHNLSPEVALPAYSLSETRQGIAHIGVGGFHRAHQAYYTDALMNTGADLDWAICGVGLRAEDRRARDDLAGQDYLFTLYELGDTDDTEVRVVGAIADMLLAEDGAQALIDKLSDPQIRIVSLTITEGGYCIDDSNGEFMAHLPQIQHDLAHPNEPKTVFGFLCAALTRRRAAGTPAFTLMSCDNLPHNGAVTRKALLAFAALRDAELGQWIEHNVSFPNAMVDRITPMTSVAHRLQLHDEHGIDDAWPVVCEPFVQWVLEDKFVNGRPAWEKVGVQFTDDVSPYEEMKIKLLNGSHLALTYLGFLKGYRFVHETMNDPLFVRYIRAYMDLDVTPQLAPVPGIDLADYKDTLVERFSNQAIADQLERVCSDGSSKFPKFTVPTINRLIADGAETRRAALVVAAWAVYLKGVDENGVTYSIPDPRAAFCQALVADDALVTQRMLEVEEIFGTAIPHSPEFVAAFEWCCNSLREHGVTRTLERVLADAD, encoded by the coding sequence ATGAAACTCAATCGACAGAACCTGCACAACCTCAGCCCCGAGGTCGCCCTGCCCGCCTACTCCTTGAGCGAGACTCGCCAGGGCATCGCCCACATCGGTGTCGGCGGTTTCCACCGCGCTCACCAGGCGTACTACACCGATGCGCTGATGAACACCGGCGCCGATCTGGACTGGGCCATCTGCGGCGTCGGCTTGCGGGCCGAAGACCGTCGCGCCCGGGATGACCTGGCCGGCCAGGACTACCTCTTCACCCTGTATGAATTGGGCGACACCGACGACACCGAAGTCCGGGTGGTCGGTGCCATCGCCGACATGCTGCTGGCCGAAGACGGCGCCCAGGCGCTGATCGACAAACTGTCCGACCCGCAGATCCGCATCGTCTCGCTGACCATCACCGAGGGCGGCTATTGCATCGACGACAGCAACGGCGAGTTCATGGCCCACCTGCCGCAGATCCAGCATGACCTGGCCCATCCGAACGAACCGAAGACCGTGTTCGGTTTCCTTTGCGCCGCCCTGACCAGACGTCGGGCCGCCGGGACCCCAGCGTTCACCCTGATGTCCTGCGATAACCTGCCCCACAACGGCGCCGTGACCCGCAAGGCGTTGCTGGCCTTCGCCGCATTGCGCGATGCCGAGCTGGGCCAGTGGATCGAACATAACGTGAGCTTCCCCAACGCCATGGTCGATCGCATCACGCCCATGACCAGCGTCGCCCATCGCCTGCAACTGCATGACGAACATGGCATCGACGATGCCTGGCCGGTGGTCTGCGAACCCTTCGTGCAATGGGTGCTGGAAGACAAATTCGTCAACGGTCGCCCGGCCTGGGAAAAGGTTGGGGTGCAATTCACCGATGACGTTTCGCCCTATGAAGAGATGAAAATCAAGCTACTCAACGGCAGTCACCTGGCGCTGACCTACCTGGGGTTTCTCAAGGGCTATCGCTTCGTCCACGAGACCATGAATGACCCGCTGTTCGTGCGTTACATAAGGGCCTACATGGACCTGGACGTGACGCCGCAACTGGCGCCGGTGCCGGGTATCGACCTGGCCGACTACAAGGACACCCTGGTGGAGCGTTTTTCCAACCAGGCGATTGCCGACCAGTTGGAACGGGTGTGTTCGGACGGCTCGTCGAAGTTTCCGAAATTCACCGTGCCGACCATCAACCGACTGATTGCCGACGGCGCTGAAACCCGCCGCGCGGCGCTGGTGGTGGCCGCCTGGGCCGTGTACCTGAAGGGCGTGGACGAGAATGGCGTGACGTATTCGATTCCGGACCCACGGGCGGCGTTCTGCCAGGCGCTGGTGGCTGACGATGCATTGGTGACCCAGCGGATGCTGGAAGTGGAAGAGATTTTTGGTACCGCAATCCCCCATTCACCGGAGTTCGTGGCAGCATTCGAATGGTGCTGCAACAGCTTGCGCGAGCATGGCGTTACGCGGACGCTTGAGCGGGTGTTGGCTGACGCAGACTAA
- a CDS encoding sugar ABC transporter permease — translation MNSSTTTTAKAPVEIAPPARKARLANPGWFLVSPSVALLLLWMIVPLGMTVYFSMIRYNLLYPGENEFVGLENFTYFLTDSGFMPGASNTLLLVGSVLLISIVLGVLISALLEASEFFGRGVVRVLLISPFFIMPTVGALIWKNLIFHPVSGILASVWKLFGAQPVDWLAHYPLLSIIIIVSWQWLPFAILILMTAMQSLDQEQKEAARLDGAGPIAIFWHLTLPHLARPIAVVVMIETIFLLSVFAEIFTTTNGGPGYASTNLAYLIYNQALVQFDVGMASAGGLIAVVIANIAAIILVRMIGKNLTDKN, via the coding sequence ATGAATAGTTCAACGACAACAACCGCCAAAGCCCCCGTCGAGATTGCCCCACCGGCCCGCAAGGCCCGTCTGGCGAACCCCGGCTGGTTCCTGGTCAGCCCTTCGGTCGCCTTATTGCTGCTATGGATGATCGTGCCCCTGGGCATGACCGTCTATTTCTCGATGATCCGCTACAACCTGCTCTACCCCGGCGAAAACGAATTCGTGGGGCTGGAAAACTTCACTTACTTCCTGACCGATTCGGGCTTCATGCCCGGCGCCAGCAACACCCTGCTGCTGGTGGGCAGCGTGTTGCTGATCAGTATCGTGCTCGGGGTGTTGATCAGCGCCCTGCTGGAGGCCAGTGAGTTTTTTGGCCGCGGCGTCGTACGGGTCCTGCTGATTTCGCCCTTTTTCATCATGCCCACCGTGGGCGCGCTGATCTGGAAAAACCTGATTTTCCACCCGGTCTCGGGGATCCTCGCCTCAGTCTGGAAACTGTTCGGCGCACAACCGGTGGATTGGCTGGCCCACTACCCGTTGCTGTCGATCATCATCATCGTGAGTTGGCAATGGTTGCCCTTTGCGATCCTGATCCTGATGACCGCCATGCAGTCCCTCGACCAGGAACAGAAAGAAGCTGCACGTCTGGACGGTGCCGGCCCCATCGCGATTTTCTGGCACCTGACCCTGCCGCATCTGGCCCGGCCGATTGCCGTGGTGGTGATGATCGAGACGATTTTCCTGCTGTCGGTGTTCGCCGAGATTTTCACCACCACCAACGGTGGCCCTGGCTACGCCTCCACCAACCTGGCCTATCTGATCTACAACCAGGCACTGGTGCAGTTCGACGTCGGCATGGCTTCGGCCGGTGGCCTGATTGCCGTGGTCATCGCCAATATCGCCGCCATCATCCTGGTCCGGATGATTGGCAAAAACCTCACTGACAAGAACTGA
- the ugpC gene encoding sn-glycerol-3-phosphate ABC transporter ATP-binding protein UgpC, with product MANLKIKNLQKGFEGFSIIKGIDLEVNDREFVVFVGPSGCGKSTLLRLIAGLEEVSDGTIELDGRDITEVSPAKRDLAMVFQTYALYPHMSVRKNMSFALDLAGVPKAEVEKKVNEAARILELGPMLERKPKQLSGGQRQRVAIGRAIVRNPKIFLFDEPLSNLDAALRVQMRLELARLHKELQATMIYVTHDQVEAMTLADKVVVLNAGRVEQVGSPLELYHQPANLFVAGFLGTPKMGFLKGKVTRLEGQGCEVLLDAGTRISLPLSGASLSVGGAVTLGIRPEHLNLAQPGDCTLQVTADVSERLGSDTFCHVVTASGEALTMRVRGDLASRFGEQLSLHLDAEHCHLFDAEGVAVTRALRAAA from the coding sequence ATGGCCAACCTGAAAATCAAGAATTTGCAAAAAGGTTTCGAAGGCTTCTCCATCATCAAGGGCATCGACCTTGAGGTGAACGACCGCGAGTTCGTGGTGTTTGTCGGCCCGTCGGGCTGTGGCAAATCCACACTGCTGCGGCTGATCGCCGGCCTTGAAGAGGTCAGCGACGGCACCATCGAACTGGACGGCCGGGACATCACTGAAGTCAGCCCAGCCAAGCGCGACCTGGCGATGGTGTTCCAGACCTACGCCCTGTACCCGCACATGAGTGTGCGCAAGAATATGTCCTTCGCCCTGGACCTGGCCGGGGTGCCCAAGGCCGAGGTGGAAAAGAAGGTCAACGAAGCCGCGCGCATCCTGGAGCTGGGGCCGATGCTTGAGCGCAAGCCCAAGCAACTGTCCGGCGGCCAGCGCCAGCGCGTGGCAATTGGCCGGGCCATCGTGCGCAACCCTAAGATCTTCCTGTTCGACGAACCCTTGTCCAACCTCGACGCCGCACTGCGCGTGCAGATGCGCCTGGAACTGGCCCGGCTGCACAAGGAACTGCAAGCGACCATGATCTACGTGACCCACGATCAGGTCGAAGCCATGACCCTGGCCGACAAGGTCGTGGTGCTCAATGCCGGACGCGTCGAGCAGGTCGGCTCGCCACTTGAGCTGTATCACCAACCGGCCAACCTGTTTGTCGCCGGGTTCCTCGGCACGCCAAAAATGGGCTTTCTCAAAGGCAAGGTCACGCGGCTTGAGGGCCAGGGTTGTGAAGTCCTGCTGGATGCCGGCACCCGTATCAGCCTGCCATTGAGCGGCGCCAGCCTGAGCGTTGGCGGCGCGGTCACCCTGGGGATTCGTCCGGAGCACTTGAACCTGGCACAACCGGGCGATTGCACGCTGCAAGTCACCGCCGATGTAAGCGAACGACTGGGCAGCGACACCTTTTGCCACGTCGTGACCGCGTCCGGCGAAGCGCTGACCATGCGCGTTCGCGGCGATCTTGCCAGCCGTTTCGGCGAGCAATTGAGCCTGCACCTGGACGCCGAACACTGCCACCTATTCGATGCCGAGGGCGTGGCGGTCACCCGTGCGCTGCGCGCCGCCGCCTGA
- a CDS encoding response regulator, with the protein MSTPAPATQPTILVVEDDDIVRMLIVDVLEELEYQVLEADGCEQALGYLRNDEQPIALMMTDVGLPVMDGRELAKQARLVRPGLAILFASGYADSIDVPEGMAVIGKPFSIDQLRDKVKSILA; encoded by the coding sequence ATGTCCACCCCCGCTCCCGCCACTCAACCCACCATTCTGGTAGTCGAAGACGACGACATTGTGCGTATGTTGATCGTCGACGTGCTGGAGGAGCTGGAGTACCAAGTGCTGGAGGCAGACGGTTGTGAACAGGCGCTCGGCTATCTGCGCAATGACGAGCAGCCCATCGCCCTGATGATGACCGACGTCGGCCTGCCGGTGATGGACGGTCGTGAGTTGGCGAAGCAGGCCCGATTGGTGCGTCCGGGCCTGGCTATTCTGTTTGCCAGCGGTTATGCCGACAGCATTGATGTGCCTGAGGGCATGGCGGTGATTGGCAAGCCGTTCTCCATCGATCAGTTACGCGATAAGGTCAAAAGCATTCTTGCTTGA
- a CDS encoding sugar ABC transporter substrate-binding protein — translation MKPSVKALLVSTCMTLSSVSFGAQTLTIATVNNSDMIRMQKLSKTFEAEHPDIKLNWVVLEENVLRQRLTTDIATQGGQFDVLTIGMYEAALWGAKGWLEPMKDLPASYALDDIFPSVREGLSVKGSLYALPFYAESSITYYRTDLFKDAGLTMPEHPTWTQIGEFAEKLTDKTKEQYGLCLRGKAGWGENMALITTLANGYGARWFDEKWQPQFNGPEWKDALNFYVDNMKKSGPPGASSNGFNENLALFNSGKCAIWVDASVAGSFVTDKTQSKVADHVGFTFAPHEKTDKGTSWMYSWSLAIPASSKAKEAATVFTTWATSKEYGQLVAKTDGIANVPPGTRTSTYSDDYMKAAPFAKVTLESLKVADPKAPTLKPVPYVGIQLVTIPEFQAIGTQVGKFFAGALTGQQTVDQALTAAQSTTEREMKRAGYPK, via the coding sequence ATGAAACCTTCGGTAAAAGCTCTGCTTGTCTCCACCTGCATGACCCTCAGCAGCGTCAGTTTCGGCGCACAAACCCTCACCATTGCCACCGTCAACAACAGCGACATGATCCGCATGCAAAAGCTCTCGAAAACCTTCGAGGCCGAGCACCCGGACATCAAGCTGAACTGGGTGGTGCTCGAAGAAAACGTACTGCGTCAACGCCTGACCACTGACATCGCCACCCAGGGCGGGCAGTTCGACGTACTGACCATTGGCATGTACGAAGCCGCACTCTGGGGTGCCAAAGGCTGGCTGGAACCGATGAAGGATCTGCCGGCCAGTTATGCCCTCGACGATATATTCCCATCGGTACGCGAAGGCCTGTCGGTCAAGGGCTCGCTCTACGCGCTGCCGTTCTATGCCGAAAGCTCGATCACCTATTACCGCACCGACCTGTTCAAGGATGCCGGGCTGACCATGCCCGAACACCCGACTTGGACCCAGATCGGTGAGTTTGCGGAAAAACTCACCGACAAGACCAAGGAGCAATATGGCCTGTGCCTGCGGGGCAAAGCCGGTTGGGGCGAGAACATGGCGCTGATTACCACCCTGGCCAACGGTTATGGCGCACGCTGGTTCGATGAGAAGTGGCAGCCGCAATTCAATGGGCCCGAGTGGAAAGACGCACTGAACTTCTACGTCGACAACATGAAGAAATCCGGCCCACCGGGGGCTTCCAGCAACGGTTTCAATGAAAACCTGGCCCTGTTCAACAGCGGCAAATGCGCGATCTGGGTCGATGCCAGCGTCGCCGGTTCGTTCGTGACCGACAAGACCCAGAGCAAGGTGGCCGATCACGTTGGATTCACCTTCGCCCCCCACGAAAAAACCGACAAAGGTACCTCGTGGATGTACTCCTGGTCGCTGGCCATCCCGGCCAGTTCCAAAGCCAAGGAAGCCGCCACGGTCTTTACCACTTGGGCCACTTCCAAGGAGTACGGTCAATTGGTTGCCAAGACCGACGGCATCGCCAACGTACCGCCAGGCACACGCACCTCGACCTACAGCGACGACTACATGAAAGCCGCTCCGTTTGCCAAGGTGACCCTGGAGTCGTTGAAAGTCGCCGACCCGAAAGCGCCAACCCTCAAGCCTGTGCCCTATGTCGGCATCCAGCTGGTGACTATTCCCGAGTTCCAGGCCATCGGCACCCAGGTGGGTAAATTCTTTGCCGGTGCGCTGACCGGCCAGCAGACCGTGGACCAGGCGTTGACCGCTGCGCAGTCCACCACCGAACGCGAGATGAAACGCGCCGGGTATCCCAAGTAG